One genomic region from Drosophila subpulchrella strain 33 F10 #4 breed RU33 chromosome 2R, RU_Dsub_v1.1 Primary Assembly, whole genome shotgun sequence encodes:
- the LOC119549977 gene encoding luciferin 4-monooxygenase-like: MAMIPTTYNEKDNVWSGAKRNSMYNYDTSVGEIIFNNMKNWPKNVCQICDVDGVTVTFERGLTWAIRIAQYLKKRGLNHKDVIGIAAKNSTYVMPLGVACLMNGTPFHSVNPVLDDATLTHVFSITKPTLIFCDGHEYDKVHKATVGWHPEILTLTEHVEGVQGIETLLDPTTTERMYQPEVLKEGGDQTVAILCSSGTTGLPKAVCISNSILIQESMLITSQSVIYVGSCLDWITGLWAFVFSTVFGSTRVISNKAFTPEYFVGLVKKYKINYAVLPPRHLSALITCPDAKPEALAPITHLNYGGGSISSATLQRSQELCKTAMFNSGYGMTEVGAITINIGISNVSSAGRPIPGIKIRIVDEDGKNLGYNEVGEIYVHTGQAWNGYYGNPVETRRMQDFEGWFHTGDLGYFDEQNFLYIVDRKKEILKYQGLHYWPTEIEGVISELPQVQDVCVVGIYDEREGDAAGALVVKSKGANISGKEIVDHVAKRLPATQKQLRAGVQFTDKLPANVNGKTMRKTARDVFVAQKGAGK; this comes from the exons ATGGCTATGATACCCACCACCTACAACGAAAAGGATAATGTCTGGAGCGGAGCCAAGCGCAACTCCATGTACAACTATGACACCTCCGTGGGCGAAATCATTTTCAACAACATGAAAAACTGGCCCAAGAACGTGTGTCAG ATATGTGATGTTGATGGAGTAACCGTGACCTTCGAGCGGGGTCTCACCTGGGCCATTCGGATAGCCCAGTACCTCAAGAAAAGAGGTCTAAACCACAAGGATGTGATTGGCATTGCAGCCAAAAACTCAACTTATGTGATGCCCTTGGGAGTGGCATGTCTTATGAATGGCACCCCATTTCATTCGGTTAATCCTGTGCTAGATGATG CTACGTTAACCCATGTGTTCTCGATCACTAAGCCAACACTGATATTCTGTGATGGTCACGAGTACGATAAGGTTCACAAGGCTACGGTGGGATGGCATCCGGAAATCCTAACCCTCACGGAACATGTTGAAGGAGTCCAGGGCATTGAGACCCTGCTGGATCCTACCACAACTGAAAGGATGTACCA ACCAGAAGTCTTGAAGGAAGGTGGGGATCAAACCGTTGCCATCCTGTGCTCCTCAGGAACTACTGGTCTGCCCAAGGCTGTCTGCATTTCCAACAGCATTCTGATTCAGGAAAGCAT GTTGATCACCAGTCAGTCGGTTATCTATGTAGGAAGCTGTTTGGACTGGATCACGGGTCTGTGGGCCTTTGTCTTCAGCACCGTGTTCGGTTCCACTCGTGTTATCAGCAACAAAGCCTTTACTCCCGAGTACTTTGTGGGCTTGGTGAAGAAGTACAAGATCAACTATGCGGTTCTTCCACCTCGCCATCTATCCGCCCTGATCACTTGTCCGGATGCCAAGCCGGAAGCTCTGGCTCCCATTACTCATCTTAACTACGGTGGAGGCTCGATTTCGTCGGCCACCCTGCAGCGATCCCAGGAACTCTGCAAGACAGCCATGTTCAATTCGGGATACGGAATGACAGAGGTGGGCGCCATCACGATCAATATTGGAATCAGCAACGTTTCCTCGGCGGGCCGACCTATACCGGGAATAAAGATTCGTATCGTGGACGAGGACGGTAAGAATCTGGGCTACAACGAGGTGGGAGAAATCTATGTGCACACGGGTCAGGCCTGGAACGGATACTACGGAAACCCAGTTGAGACTCGACGCATGCAGGACTTCGAGGGATGGTTCCATACCGGCGATCTGGGCTACTTCGATGAGCAGAACTTCCTGTACATAGTGGATCGCAAGAAGGAGATCCTTAAGTACCAGGGTCTCCACTACTGGCCCACCGAGATCGAGGGCGTCATCTCGGAGCTGCCGCAGGTGCAGGATGTGTGCGTGGTGGGGATCTACGATGAGCGGGAGGGCGATGCGGCGGGGGCACTGGTGGTCAAGAGCAAGGGAGCCAATATTTCCGGCAAGGAGATCGTGGACCACGTGGCCAAGCGACTGCCCGCCACGCAGAAGCAACTGAGAGCCGGCGTCCAGTTCACCGACAAGCTGCCCGCCAATGTCAATGGCAAGACAATGCGAAAGACGGCACGCGACGTGTTCGTCGCCCAGAAAGGAGCGGGAAAGTGA
- the LOC119551857 gene encoding 4-coumarate--CoA ligase 1-like has protein sequence MEEIPTTYDARERVWSGAQRVATYTDETSLGKIIFNIMKNWPKNVCQINDSDGVELTFEQAITWAVRIAQILKKNGLKHPDVIGITARNSTYVTPVAVACLLNGTPFHAVNPVSDEATLAHVFSITKPTVIFSDGLEYEKVRSATKGWEPQIFTVTDPIEGVPHIETLLDPTKTEMFYQPEPLKEGGEQTVAIMCSSGTTGLPKAVCISNQSLFLDFPGVNSELIVFSASGLDWYSGLTLFFLSTVLGCTRIITNKPFAPDYFVKLVEKYKINFVILLPHHMSVLIAFPGATKEALASIGTINYAGGFTSMTTLKKMQELCPNAMLSSGYGLTEVGRVAYNIGLGNVNTAGKPMPGIRIRIVDENGKSLGYNEQGEIFIHTGLHWNGYYSNPLETQRIQDHEGWVHTGDLGYFDDHNLLYVIDRKKEILKYQGNQYWPSEIEGVISELPQVEEVCVISIYDEQQGDAAGALVVKRKESSITAEEIAAHVAKRLPSIEKQLHAGVQFTDKLPANPNGKTLRRVAREEFVVKKGAGK, from the exons ATGGAGGAAATACCAACCACTTACGATGCGAGGGAGCGGGTCTGGAGTGGAGCCCAACGGGTTGCTACATACACCGATGAAACGTCTCtcgggaaaataatattcaatATCATGAAGAACTGGCCAAAGAATGTTTGTCAG ATCAACGATTCGGACGGTGTGGAATTGACCTTTGAGCAGGCCATCACTTGGGCTGTTCGTATTGCTCAGATCTTGAAGAAAAATGGACTGAAACATCCGGACGTAATTGGCATTACTGCGCGAAACTCCACATATGTGACGCCTGTGGCTGTAGCTTGTCTGTTAAATGGAACACCCTTTCACGCGGTAAATCCAGTGTCGGACGAAG CTACCTTGGCACACGTTTTCTCAATAACCAAACCAACTGTTATATTCAGCGATGGACTGGAGTACGAGAAAGTTCGTTCCGCGACTAAAGGATGGGAACCACAGATCTTTACAGTTACTGACCCCATTGAGGGAGTGCCCCATATAGAAACACTACTTGATCCTACTAAAACAGAAATGTTTTACCA ACCCGAACCATTGAAAGAAGGAGGCGAACAAACTGTGGCCATCATGTGCTCTTCTGGAACTACTGGGTTGCCCAAGGCTGTCTGCATATCGAATCAATCTCTTTTCCTGGATTTCCC TGGGGTTAACAGCGAATTAATCGTATTTTCTGCCAGTGGTCTGGATTGGTATAGCGGTCTGACACTCTTCTTCTTGAGCACAGTGCTTGGCTGCACACGGATTATAACCAATAAGCCCTTTGCACCGGACTACTTTGTCAAGCTCGTTGAGAAGTATAAGATCAACTTTGTAATATTGCTCCCTCACCATATGTCTGTCCTGATCGCATTTCCCGGGGCCACAAAGGAGGCCTTGGCCTCCATTGGGACCATAAACTACGCAGGTGGATTCACGTCCATGACTACGCTGAAAAAAATGCAGGAGCTCTGTCCAAATGCAATGTTGAGCTCGGGATACGGATTGACTGAGGTGGGTAGAGTGGCCTATAATATCGGACTCGGTAATGTCAATACTGCAGGCAAACCAATGCCAGGTATAAGAATTCGCATTGTGGACGAAAATGGCAAGAGCCTGGGTTACAATGAGCAGGGAGAGATCTTTATCCACACAGGTCTTCATTGGAATGGCTACTATTCAAATCCCCTGGAGACTCAAAGAATTCAAGACCATGAGGGATGGGTTCACACCGGTGACCTGGGCTATTTTGATGATCACAACCTGCTCTATGTGATCGATCGCAAGAAGGAGATACTCAAGTACCAGGGAAACCAGTACTGGCCCTCCGAAATCGAAGGCGTTATCTCGGAGTTGCCCCAGGTGGAGGAGGTGTGTGTCATCAGCATCTACGATGAGCAACAGGGAGATGCAGCTGGTGCACTGGTGGTCAAGAGAAAGGAGTCTTCAATTACCGCTGAGGAGATTGCGGCTCATGTGGCCAAGAGACTGCCCTCAATTGAAAAGCAGCTCCACGCCGGTGTCCAGTTTACGGATAAGCTGCCGGCCAATCCCAATGGAAAGACATTGCGTCGGGTGGCGCGAGAGGAATTCGTTGTTAAAAAAGGAGCTggtaaataa
- the LOC119549736 gene encoding uncharacterized protein LOC119549736 yields the protein MKKSIDDKPSSSSEEQTAPIAPGGYQNPAYSRSASFERSPEKHGRRRITTQQAPHQFEVLRMNNTDPILKEVAKQINDSVESTTTDIRRNPQHSADDNWMPLPYPYPYETTMPAPAASSSMIPGFMQSSVVHPPAPTQATRSTEGLLNWPTDFIDSSLNTASTERIDRNLHGNIDRDDENVSDPAEEYKYYEDSLNSAQMHSELSVPETMPLNITRVGIPYEDRNASEEPTICVPLTVSETSLSSDSIVPQMVEVERVYCFPLPKVEIRPGHVRPQVEEVTREQEIQEVDMDMQPTETPEPSDSTAGATRRSLGTLTLLLIIGWSFRPGIRT from the exons atgaaaaaat CCATTGATGACAAGCCGTCGAGTTCCAGTGAAGAGCAGACCGCTCCCATTGCACCTGGTGGCTATCAAAATCCCGCTTACTCTCGGTCAGCCAGCTTTGAGAGATCGCCGGAGAAGCATGGTCGCCGGCGGATTACCACCCAGCAAGCGCCACACCAATTCGAGGTGTTGAGGATGAACAACACGGATCCTATACTGAAGGAGGTGGCCAAGCAGATCAACGATTCCGTGGAGTCTACGACGACGGACATCCGGAGAAATCCTCAGCACTCCGCCGACGACAACTGGATGCCACTGCCTTATCCTTATCCCTACGAAACCACAATGCCTGCGCCAGCCGCATCAAGCTCTATGATTCCCGGATTTATGCAATCGTCGGTGGTGCATCCACCGGCACCCACACAGGCCACTCGATCCACTGAGGGACTACTCAACTGGCCCACTGATTTCATCGATAGTTCTTTGAACACTGCGAGCACCGAAAGGATCGACCGGAATCTCCATGGGAACATCGACAGGGACGATGAGAACGTCTCGGATCCGGCGGAAGAGTACAAGTACTATGAGGACTCCCTGAACTCCGCCCAGATGCACAGTGAGCTGAGTGTTCCGGAGACAATGCCCCTGAACATAACCCGGGTGGGCATCCCTTACGAGGATCGAAATGCTTCCGAGGAGCCGACCATTTGTGTGCCACTCACCGTCTCGGAAACTTCGCTCTCCTCCGACAGCATTGTGCCCCAAATGGTGGAAGTGGAAAGGGTCTACTGCTTTCCCCTCCCCAAAGTGGAGATTCGTCCTGGTCACGTTCGTCCGCAGGTGGAAGAGGTGACCAGGGAGCAGGAGATCCAGGAAGTAGATATGGATATGCAACCAACGGAAACACCAGAACCCAGTGATTCCACCGCTGGCGCGACTCGAAGATCTCTTGGCACCCTTACACTGCTCCTCATCATTGGTTGGAGCTTCCGGCCAGGAATTCGAACTTAG
- the LOC119551891 gene encoding 4-coumarate--CoA ligase 1-like — MEEIPTTYDARERVWSGAQRVPTYTDETSLGKIIFNIMRNWPKNVCQINDSDGVELTFEQAITWAVRIAQILKKKGLKHPDVIGITARNSTYVTPLAVACLLNGTPFHAVNPVSDEATLAHVFSITKPTVIFSDGLEYEKVRSATKGWEPQILTVTDPIEGVPHIETLLDSTQTEMFYEPEPLKEGGEQTVAIMCSSGTTGLPKAVCISNQSLFLDFPGVNSELIVFSASGLDWYSGLTLFFLSTVLGCTRIITNKPFAPDYFAKLVEKYKINFVILPPRHMSALIAFPGATKETLASIRTINYAGGFTSMTTLKKMQELCPNAMLSSGYGLTEVGRVAYNIGLGNVNTAGKPMPGIRIRIVDDNGKSLGYNEQGEIFIHTGLHWNGYYANPLETQRIQDHEGWVHSGDLGYFDNHNLLYVIDRKKEILKYQGNQYWPSEIEGVISELPQVEEVCVISIYDEQQGDAAGALVVKRKESSITAEEIAAHVAKRLPSIEKQLHAGVQFTDKLPANPNGKTLRRVAREEFVVKKGAGK; from the exons ATGGAGGAAATACCAACCACTTACGATGCGAGGGAGCGGGTCTGGAGTGGAGCCCAACGGGTTCCTACATACACCGATGAAACGTCTCtcgggaaaataatattcaatATCATGAGGAACTGGCCAAAGAATGTTTGTCAG ATCAACGATTCGGACGGTGTGGAATTGACCTTTGAGCAGGCCATCACTTGGGCTGTTCGTATTGCTCAGATCTTGAAGAAAAAGGGACTGAAACATCCGGACGTAATTGGCATTACTGCGAGAAACTCCACATATGTGACGCCTTTGGCTGTAGCTTGTCTGTTAAATGGAACACCCTTTCACGCGGTAAATCCAGTGTCGGACGAAG CAACCTTGGCACACGTTTTCTCAATAACCAAACCAACTGTTATATTCAGCGATGGACTGGAGTACGAGAAAGTTCGTTCCGCGACTAAGGGATGGGAACCACAGATCCTTACAGTTACTGACCCCATTGAGGGAGTGCCCCATATAGAAACACTACTTGATTCTACTCAAACAGAAATGTTTTACGA ACCCGAACCTTTGAAAGAAGGAGGCGAACAAACTGTGGCCATCATGTGCTCTTCTGGAACTACTGGGTTGCCCAAGGCTGTCTGCATATCGAATCAATCTCTTTTCCTGGATTTCCC TGGGGTTAACAGCGAATTAATCGTATTTTCTGCCAGTGGTCTGGATTGGTATAGCGGTCTGACACTCTTCTTCTTGAGCACAGTGCTTGGCTGCACACGGATTATAACCAATAAGCCCTTTGCACCGGACTACTTTGCCAAGCTCGTTGAGAAGTATAAGATCAACTTTGTAATATTGCCCCCTCGCCATATGTCTGCCCTGATCGCATTTCCCGGGGCCACAAAGGAGACCTTGGCCTCCATTAGGACCATAAACTACGCAGGTGGATTCACGTCCATGACTACGCTGAAAAAAATGCAGGAGCTCTGTCCAAATGCAATGTTGAGCTCGGGATACGGATTGACTGAGGTGGGTAGAGTTGCCTATAATATCGGACTCGGTAATGTCAATACTGCAGGCAAACCAATGCCAGGTATAAGAATTCGCATTGTGGACGACAATGGCAAGAGCCTGGGTTACAATGAGCAGGGAGAGATCTTTATCCACACAGGTCTTCATTGGAATGGCTACTATGCAAATCCCCTGGAGACTCAAAGAATTCAGGACCATGAGGGATGGGTTCACTCCGGTGACCTGGGCTATTTTGATAATCACAACCTGCTCTATGTGATCGATCGCAAGAAGGAGATACTCAAGTACCAGGGAAACCAGTACTGGCCCTCCGAAATCGAAGGCGTTATCTCGGAGTTGCCCCAGGTGGAGGAGGTGTGTGTCATCAGCATCTACGATGAGCAACAGGGAGATGCAGCTGGTGCACTGGTGGTCAAGAGAAAGGAGTCTTCAATTACCGCTGAGGAGATTGCGGCTCATGTGGCCAAGAGACTGCCCTCAATTGAAAAGCAGCTCCACGCCGGTGTCCAGTTTACGGATAAGCTGCCGGCCAATCCCAATGGAAAGACATTGCGTCGGGTGGCGCGAGAGGAATTCGTTGTTAAAAAAGGAGCTggtaaataa
- the LOC119551645 gene encoding uncharacterized protein LOC119551645, with protein MVSHRKECLLWLLVALSGCHPIASQQLQGPPRPRGRIRIADMQIPASAGGASVPSLGNWPSLPAAGPISSTVHTHIPLLREQNAPLAATPSQEAVVYGNWKPEHPAKPEEMVTEMESDQQPRERVYGRLEAMLMGMPADAIDDKPSSSSEEQTAPIAPGGYQNPAYSRSASFERSPEKHGRRRITTQQAPHQFEVLRMNNTDPILKEVAKQNNDSVESTTTDIRRNPQHSADDNWMPLPYPYPYDTTMPAPAASSSMIPGFMQSSVVHPPTPTQATRSTEGLLNWPTDFIDSSSQNMASTERIDRNLHGNIDRHDENVSDPADEYKYYEDSLNSAQMHSELSVPETMPLNITRVGIPYEDRNASEEPTICVPLTVSETSLSSDSIVPQMVEVERVYCFPLPKVEIRPGHVRPQVEEVTREQEIQEVDMDMQPTETPEPSDSTAGATRRSLGTLTLLLIIGWSFRPGIRT; from the exons ATGGTTAGTCATCGGAAAGAGTGCCTTCTGTGGCTGCTAGTTGCCCTCAGTGGCTGTCACCCAATTGCCTCACAGCAACTACAGGGTCCACCTCGTCCCAGGGGGCGTATACGTATTGCGGATATGCAAATTCCCGCTTCTGCCGGTGGAGCATCTGTCCCTTCCCTGGGAAATTGGCCAAGTTTGCCGGCTGCAGGTCCCATCAGTTCCACGGTGCACACCCACATTCCACTGTTGCGCGAGCAGAACGCCCCCCTAGCGGCCACGCCCAGTCAGGAGGCGGTGGTGTACGGCAACTGGAAGCCAGAGCATCCGGCGAAGCCCGAGGAGATGGTGACGGAAATGGAGTCGGATCAACAGCCCAGGGAGCGGGTCTACGGGAGACTAGAGGCCATGCTCATGGGAATGCCAGCGGATG CCATTGATGACAAGCCGTCGAGTTCCAGTGAAGAGCAGACCGCTCCCATTGCACCTGGTGGCTATCAAAATCCCGCTTACTCTCGGTCAGCCAGCTTTGAGAGATCGCCGGAGAAGCATGGTCGCCGGCGGATTACCACCCAGCAAGCGCCACACCAATTCGAGGTGTTGAGGATGAACAACACGGATCCTATACTGAAGGAGGTGGCCAAGCAGAACAACGATTCCGTGGAGTCTACGACGACGGACATCCGGAGAAATCCTCAGCACTCCGCCGACGACAACTGGATGCCCTTGCCTTATCCCTATCCCTACGACACCACAATGCCAGCGCCAGCCGCATCAAGCTCTATGATTCCCGGATTTATGCAATCCTCGGTGGTGCATCCACCGACACCCACACAGGCCACTCGATCCACTGAGGGACTACTCAACTGGCCCACTGATTTCATCGACAGTTCCTCCCAGAACATGGCGAGCACCGAAAGGATCGACCGGAATCTCCATGGGAACATCGACAGGCACGATGAGAACGTCTCGGATCCGGCGGATGAGTACAAGTACTATGAGGACTCCCTGAACTCCGCCCAGATGCACAGTGAGCTGAGTGTTCCGGAGACAATGCCCCTGAACATAACCCGGGTGGGCATCCCTTACGAGGATCGAAATGCTTCCGAGGAGCCGACCATTTGTGTGCCACTCACCGTCTCGGAAACTTCGCTCTCCTCCGACAGCATTGTGCCCCAAATGGTGGAAGTGGAAAGGGTCTACTGCTTTCCCCTCCCCAAAGTGGAGATTCGTCCTGGTCACGTTCGTCCGCAGGTGGAAGAGGTGACCAGGGAGCAGGAGATCCAGGAAGTAGATATGGATATGCAACCAACGGAAACACCAGAACCCAGTGATTCCACCGCTGGCGCGACTCGAAGATCTCTTGGCACCCTTACACTGCTCCTCATCATTGGTTGGAGCTTCCGGCCAGGAATTCGAACTTAG
- the LOC119550114 gene encoding endocuticle structural glycoprotein SgAbd-2, with protein sequence MKVLILLVLLVVSCQGQHHHAHQHQNVNNIPRDDKPDHHRHEDHRETSTWIPIIKYNKEQSEDGSYKTEYETGNSIVHEETGFLKDFDTNPNGVLVQHGQYSYQSPEGTLVNVQYTADENGFRATGDHIPTPPAIPEEIQKGLDQIYAGIKLQQERLEQRAKTDPDFARKLEERRVANQNGQYIGLLENQ encoded by the exons ATGAAAGTGCTC ATACTTCTTGTGCTGTTGGTCGTTTCCTGCCAGGGACAACACCACCATGCTCACCAGCATCAGAATGTGAACAACATTCCGCGCGATGACAAACCAGATCATCATCGCCACGAAGATCACCGAGAGACCAGCACCTGGATACCCATAATCAAGTACAACAAGGAGCAGAGTGAGGATGGCAGCTACAAGACGGAATACGAGACGGGCAACAGCATCGTTCATGAGGAGACGGGCTTCCTCAAGGACTTCGATACGAACCCGAATGGAGTGCTGGTCCAGCATGGCCAGTACTCTTACCAATCGCCCGAGGGAACTCTGGTGAATGTGCAGTACACGGCCGATGAGAATGGATTCAGGGCCACGGGCGATCACATTCCCACTCCGCCGGCCATTCCCGAGGAGATCCAGAAGGGACTGGACCAGATCTACGCCGGCATCAAGTTGCAGCAGGAGCGCCTGGAGCAGCGGGCCAAAACGGATCCGGACTTTGCCAGGAAACTGGAGGAGCGACGGGTGGCCAACCAGAATGGCCAGTACATCGGCCTGCTGGAGAACCAATAG
- the LOC119549737 gene encoding uncharacterized protein LOC119549737, which translates to MAQFLLIFLLIFLASHSESAKARLQLMWKTFDCSANPNYISQHRCVILEPGKTLITAELNYIKDVIKFNATFKLFMPRRPSRPLQKVIDVNVDICQFAKGIHGHRFMTIVVKAFGKQGSQLKCPHPKGLYIYPNINIAENLPAFLPETDFKIEMNFITTDAHLFNTSLTGFLFDPIKKKSKTI; encoded by the exons ATGGCTCAATTTCTATTgatatttttgttgattttcttGGCTAGCCATAGCGAATCGGCCAAG GCACGCCTACAACTGATGTGGAAAACTTTCGACTGTTCTGCGAACCCAAACTACATTTCCCAACACAGGTGTGTTATTTTAGAGCCCGGCAAAACTCTGATCACAGCCGAACTGAACTACATAAAGGATGTTATCAAATTCAATGCCACCTTTAAGCTTTTTATGCCTCGAAGGCCCTCCCGACCTCTCCAAAAGGTAATCGATGTGAATGTGGACATATGTCAGTTTGCCAAGGGAATTCACGGCCACAGATTCATGACAATCGTGGTGAAAGCCTTTGGAAAACAGGGATCTCAGTTAAAGTGTCCCCATCCCAAG GGTCTTTACATATACCCCAATATAAACATTGCCGAAAATCTGCCAGCTTTCTTGCCGGAGACCGATTTTAAAATCGAAATGAACTTTATAACCACCGATGCGCATCTCTTCAATACCAGCCTCACTGGATTCTTGTTCGATCCGATAAAAAAGAAGTCAAAGACTATTTAA
- the LOC119549738 gene encoding LOW QUALITY PROTEIN: uncharacterized protein LOC119549738 (The sequence of the model RefSeq protein was modified relative to this genomic sequence to represent the inferred CDS: substituted 1 base at 1 genomic stop codon): MFYLWMTSIRIILLFVHLVHYTEARRRIRWDSFDCXMEPQYAARIRCQVGGIRRSLLSVDLKLLMEIDQIKAYIKISTKSKPSAMYRKFFDITFDGCKVISDMTPGTMVSKMYNAVVKSSNQPRKCPVKEGVIYYHNISVEEVLPMFVPTTQLFIEMDFFSRRQSYLNISLRGEITEK; the protein is encoded by the exons ATGTTCTACCTATGGATGACCTCCATACGGATCATTTTGTTATTCGTCCACCTGGTCCATTATACCGAAGCCAGG AGACGTATACGATGGGATAGTTTTGACTGTTAGATGGAGCCTCAGTATGCTGCTCGGATAAGGTGCCAGGTTGGAGGCATCAGACGCTCCCTTTTAAGTGTGGACCTAAAATTGCTGATGGAAATTGACCAAATTAAGGCTTATATCAAAATATCGACTAAATCTAAGCCAAGTGCTATGTATCGGAAGTTCTTCGACATTACTTTTGACGGGTGCAAAGTAATATCCGACATGACTCCAGGAACCATGGTATCGAAGATGTATAATGCAGTCGTCAAATCGAGCAATCAACCCCGAAAGTGTCCCGTAAAAGAG GGCGTAATCTACTATCATAACATAAGTGTCGAAGAGGTCCTACCCATGTTTGTGCCCACCACCCAGCTGTTTATCGAAATGGACTTCTTCTCTCGCCGGCAATCGTACTTGAACATAAGCTTGCGAGGGGAAAtaactgaaaaataa